The Vibrio sp. SNU_ST1 genome has a segment encoding these proteins:
- the yeiP gene encoding elongation factor P-like protein YeiP: MPRASEIKKGFAINVDGKTVLVKDIEVTTPGGRGGQKIYRFRGHDVATGVKTEVRHKADEIVETIDVTKRAVMFSYVDGNEYIFMDNEDYTQFIFNGEMIEDELLFINEDTQGMYAILIDGTAATLELPTSVELVIEETDPSIKGASASARTKPARLSTGLTVQVPEYIATGDKVVVNTAERKYMNRAS; encoded by the coding sequence ATGCCTAGAGCAAGTGAGATTAAAAAAGGTTTTGCGATCAACGTTGATGGCAAAACAGTACTCGTTAAAGATATCGAAGTAACAACACCAGGTGGCCGTGGCGGTCAAAAGATTTACCGCTTCCGTGGTCACGATGTAGCTACTGGCGTTAAAACAGAAGTTCGTCACAAAGCTGACGAAATCGTTGAAACTATCGACGTAACTAAGCGTGCAGTGATGTTCTCTTACGTTGATGGCAACGAGTATATCTTCATGGATAACGAAGATTACACACAATTCATCTTCAACGGTGAAATGATCGAAGACGAACTGCTGTTCATCAACGAAGACACTCAAGGCATGTACGCGATTCTTATCGACGGTACTGCGGCGACTCTTGAGCTACCAACTTCGGTTGAGCTAGTGATCGAAGAGACAGACCCTTCAATCAAAGGTGCATCTGCTTCAGCTCGTACTAAGCCAGCTCGCCTGTCTACAGGCCTTACTGTTCAAGTTCCTGAGTACATTGCAACTGGCGACAAAGTTGTTGTGAACACAGCTGAACGTAAATACATGAACCGCGCAAGCTAA
- a CDS encoding HI1450 family dsDNA-mimic protein has translation MTEANDLMSYDDAIDTAYDIFLEMAADNLEPADVILFTAQFEDRGAAELVETGDDWVEHVGFEVDKEIYAEVRIGLVNEADDVLDDVFARLLISRDPEHKFCHMLWKRD, from the coding sequence ATGACCGAAGCTAACGACCTAATGTCTTACGACGACGCAATTGACACTGCCTACGACATCTTTCTAGAGATGGCTGCTGATAACCTTGAACCTGCAGACGTGATCTTATTCACGGCTCAGTTTGAAGATCGTGGCGCTGCAGAACTTGTTGAAACTGGTGACGATTGGGTTGAACATGTTGGCTTTGAAGTCGACAAAGAGATCTACGCTGAAGTACGCATTGGTCTTGTAAATGAAGCTGATGATGTCTTAGATGACGTGTTCGCTCGTCTACTGATCAGCCGTGACCCTGAACATAAGTTCTGTCACATGTTGTGGAAACGCGACTAG
- a CDS encoding RNA methyltransferase, which translates to MTKAKTDTLSKGYACVGLVNPKTPENVGSVMRAAGCYGANSVFYTGTRYDHARQFHTDTKEKHLELPLIGVEDLKDIIPVGCVPIAVDLIEGAKPLPDYKHPPRAFYIFGPEDGTLKKEITDFCRETIYVPTNGCMNLAAAVNVILYDRMAKGDNFSNHLKVT; encoded by the coding sequence ATGACCAAAGCAAAGACAGATACCCTATCCAAAGGCTATGCCTGTGTTGGATTAGTAAATCCCAAAACCCCTGAAAATGTTGGCTCAGTAATGCGAGCGGCTGGTTGCTACGGAGCAAACTCTGTATTTTATACTGGCACCCGTTATGACCACGCTCGACAGTTTCATACCGACACCAAAGAAAAGCACCTTGAGTTGCCATTAATTGGTGTTGAAGATCTTAAAGACATTATTCCTGTTGGCTGCGTTCCCATCGCGGTTGATTTGATAGAAGGCGCTAAGCCTCTGCCTGATTATAAGCACCCCCCTCGTGCTTTTTATATTTTCGGCCCTGAAGATGGGACTCTGAAAAAAGAGATCACGGACTTCTGTCGTGAAACCATCTACGTTCCGACTAATGGCTGCATGAACCTTGCTGCCGCGGTCAATGTTATTTTGTATGACCGCATGGCAAAGGGTGATAACTTTTCTAATCATTTGAAAGTGACCTAA
- the rluB gene encoding 23S rRNA pseudouridine(2605) synthase RluB, which produces MSEKLQKVLARAGHGSRRELEGLIKSGRVSVNGQVAKLGERLEDENSVIRIDGHTITGKASEEVVCRVLAYYKPEGELCTRHDPEGRRTVFDRLPKIRGSRWISVGRLDANTSGLLLFTTDGELANRLMHPSRQVEREYLVRVFGEVTEQKVKNVTRGVQLEDGMARFEDVVYAGGEGMNHTFYVAINEGRNREVRRLWESQETTVSRLKRVRYGDIYLDKKLPRGGWKELDLQEVNYLRELVELQPEKETLLDLDPANTSRKRERSRSQKIRRAVKRHEERANAPKGRSNQTKRKKPATRGTTTPDSGRSAPATNGKPQATKKPKLNNGRPAKPAKPRSRK; this is translated from the coding sequence ATGAGCGAAAAATTACAGAAGGTTTTAGCGCGAGCTGGTCACGGTTCTCGTCGTGAACTAGAAGGTTTAATCAAATCTGGTCGTGTAAGTGTTAACGGTCAAGTTGCGAAATTGGGTGAGCGTCTTGAAGACGAGAACTCAGTGATCCGTATCGATGGCCACACTATTACAGGCAAAGCCTCTGAAGAAGTGGTTTGTCGTGTACTTGCTTACTACAAACCTGAAGGTGAGCTTTGTACTCGTCACGATCCTGAAGGTCGCCGTACTGTTTTCGATCGTCTACCTAAGATCCGTGGTTCTCGTTGGATTTCAGTTGGTCGTCTTGATGCAAACACATCAGGCCTACTGTTGTTCACAACCGATGGTGAACTAGCAAATCGCCTAATGCACCCAAGCCGTCAGGTTGAGCGTGAGTACCTAGTACGTGTATTTGGTGAAGTAACCGAGCAAAAAGTTAAGAACGTGACTCGTGGCGTTCAACTTGAAGATGGTATGGCTCGTTTCGAAGATGTGGTTTACGCTGGCGGTGAAGGTATGAACCATACTTTCTACGTAGCAATTAACGAAGGTCGTAACCGTGAGGTTCGTCGTCTTTGGGAATCACAAGAAACAACAGTAAGCCGTCTGAAACGTGTACGTTACGGTGATATCTATCTTGATAAGAAACTGCCTCGTGGCGGTTGGAAAGAGCTAGATCTTCAAGAAGTAAACTACTTGCGTGAGCTTGTAGAACTTCAGCCAGAAAAAGAGACATTGTTGGATCTTGATCCTGCAAACACTTCTCGTAAGCGTGAACGTTCTCGTAGCCAGAAAATTCGTCGTGCTGTTAAGCGTCACGAAGAGCGTGCAAATGCTCCTAAAGGCCGTAGCAACCAGACTAAGCGTAAGAAGCCTGCAACTCGCGGTACTACAACACCTGACTCAGGTCGTAGCGCTCCAGCGACTAATGGCAAACCTCAGGCGACTAAAAAGCCTAAACTGAACAACGGACGCCCGGCTAAACCGGCTAAGCCAAGATCACGTAAATAA
- a CDS encoding L-threonylcarbamoyladenylate synthase: MSQFFYVHPDNPQARLITQAVAIIRNGGVVVYPTDSGYALGCQLENKQALERICKIRRIDDKHNFTLLCRDLSELSLYARVDNVAFRLLKAHTPGAYTFIFKATKEVPKRLMNAKRKTIGIRVPDNKIALDLLEAMGEPLMSTSLILPGNETTESDPEEIRDSLEHAVDVILNGGYLGEQPTTVIDFSDDDAVVLRRGAGDPAPFE, encoded by the coding sequence ATGAGCCAGTTTTTTTATGTACACCCAGATAACCCACAAGCACGCTTAATTACTCAAGCGGTAGCGATTATTCGTAATGGTGGCGTTGTGGTTTATCCAACAGATTCAGGTTATGCACTGGGTTGTCAGCTTGAAAATAAGCAAGCACTCGAACGCATCTGTAAAATTCGTCGAATCGATGATAAGCACAATTTCACTTTGTTATGCCGTGATCTGTCTGAGTTGTCACTGTATGCACGAGTAGATAACGTGGCTTTCCGTCTGCTTAAGGCACATACGCCAGGTGCTTATACGTTTATTTTCAAAGCGACCAAAGAAGTGCCAAAGCGTTTGATGAACGCTAAGCGTAAAACGATCGGTATTCGTGTACCAGACAACAAAATTGCCCTAGACCTTCTAGAAGCGATGGGTGAGCCATTGATGTCGACCTCGTTAATCCTACCGGGTAACGAGACAACTGAATCGGATCCTGAAGAAATTCGCGACAGCCTAGAGCATGCGGTTGATGTCATTTTGAATGGCGGCTACTTAGGTGAGCAACCTACTACGGTTATTGACTTCAGTGACGATGACGCGGTTGTTTTACGTCGTGGTGCCGGTGATCCAGCGCCGTTTGAATAA
- a CDS encoding PHP domain-containing protein, translated as MRIDLHSHTTASDGRLTPPELIDRALGFNIEALAITDHDTTDGLAEARRYIADNNLPIQLINGIEISTVWQNKDIHIVGLNVDPESLELKALIEQQKLHRIGRAEMIAQRLEKATREGVLEEVKLIAGDAPITRAHFAKWLVDNGYAKTMQQVFKKFLTRNNPGYVPPTWCSMSDAVTAIHAAGGQAVLAHPARYGLTAKWVKRLLAAFVEANGDAMEVAQPQQAQQERRTLADYAIQYKLLASQGSDFHYPSPWMELGRNLWLPSGVEEVWKDWEFQTVSPSE; from the coding sequence ATGAGAATTGATCTACATAGTCATACAACAGCCTCAGATGGCCGACTTACTCCACCTGAACTGATTGACCGAGCGCTAGGCTTTAACATCGAAGCGTTAGCGATTACAGATCATGATACGACTGATGGGCTTGCAGAAGCACGCCGCTATATTGCTGATAACAATCTTCCTATTCAGTTGATTAACGGCATCGAGATCTCAACCGTTTGGCAAAACAAAGATATCCATATTGTTGGGTTAAACGTCGATCCTGAATCACTAGAATTGAAAGCATTAATTGAACAACAAAAGCTTCATCGTATTGGGCGCGCTGAGATGATTGCTCAACGTCTTGAGAAAGCGACTCGTGAAGGTGTGTTAGAAGAGGTTAAGTTGATTGCAGGCGATGCACCAATTACTCGAGCACACTTTGCGAAATGGTTAGTCGACAATGGCTACGCGAAAACCATGCAGCAGGTGTTTAAAAAGTTTCTTACGCGCAACAATCCAGGTTATGTGCCGCCAACATGGTGCTCAATGAGTGATGCTGTCACGGCGATTCATGCGGCTGGTGGTCAAGCGGTATTAGCTCACCCTGCGCGATATGGCCTTACCGCCAAGTGGGTTAAACGCCTTCTCGCTGCATTTGTTGAAGCAAATGGTGACGCCATGGAAGTGGCTCAACCTCAGCAAGCACAACAAGAAAGACGCACACTTGCGGATTATGCTATACAATACAAACTATTAGCCTCCCAAGGCAGCGACTTCCATTACCCATCCCCATGGATGGAACTTGGACGTAATCTCTGGCTACCTTCTGGGGTCGAAGAAGTATGGAAAGATTGGGAGTTTCAAACGGTTTCACCATCTGAATAG
- a CDS encoding trp operon leader peptide, translated as MLQEFNQNHKDKVLELSSVEASSELNWWRTWTSSWWANVYF; from the coding sequence ATGTTACAAGAATTTAACCAAAACCATAAAGATAAAGTTTTAGAACTTTCTTCAGTAGAAGCAAGTTCAGAGCTTAATTGGTGGCGCACTTGGACAAGTTCTTGGTGGGCCAACGTGTACTTCTAA
- a CDS encoding anthranilate synthase component 1 — protein sequence MNKAIEIKKLGTIEVINSSVPYSQDPTSVFHTLCENKTDSLLLESAEIESKQNLTSLLLIDSAVRIVCRGHEVTFQALTQNGQALIEHLDQNVKTEIKSDLTDNVLTLTFVEPSNELDEDSRLREASSFDALRLVQHSFEQDADNKHALFMAGLFAYDIVANFEPLGDAKATNNCPDFVFYVAETLLRFDHQENEGLLHASLFAQDESIKAQLTERLADIQTQCQSLKAITEVTPLDNVEAVPSVSDEDFCQTVRDLKEFVVKGDVFQVVPSRRFTLPCPAPLAAYKELKQSNPSPYMFYMQDELFTLFGASPESALKYETETNQIEIYPIAGTRRRGKRPDGQIDCDLDSRIELELRTDKKENAEHMMLVDLARNDVARIAEAGTRHVADLLKVDRYSHVMHLVSRVVGQLREDLDALHAYQACMNMGTLTGAPKIRAMQLIRDVEKTRRGSYGGAVGYLTGEGTLDTCIVIRSAYVEDGVAQVQAGAGVVFDSDPQAEADETRGKAQAVISAIQAAHTKSLSSNKHASNKKES from the coding sequence GTGAACAAGGCCATTGAAATCAAAAAGCTGGGAACCATTGAGGTCATCAATTCTTCCGTTCCTTACTCGCAAGATCCAACCAGTGTTTTTCATACTCTGTGTGAAAACAAAACAGACAGTTTGCTGTTGGAATCGGCTGAGATTGAATCTAAACAGAACCTGACAAGCCTACTCCTTATCGACTCTGCTGTTCGCATCGTATGTCGCGGACATGAAGTAACCTTTCAAGCGTTGACTCAAAATGGTCAAGCGTTAATCGAACACCTAGATCAAAACGTTAAAACAGAGATCAAATCTGACCTTACGGATAACGTTTTGACGTTGACTTTTGTCGAGCCAAGCAACGAATTAGACGAAGACTCACGTTTAAGAGAGGCATCTTCATTCGATGCACTGCGTTTGGTTCAACACAGCTTTGAGCAAGACGCGGATAACAAGCACGCGTTATTCATGGCTGGCCTATTCGCTTACGACATCGTGGCGAACTTTGAACCGCTAGGCGATGCTAAAGCAACCAACAATTGTCCTGACTTTGTTTTCTACGTTGCCGAGACACTATTGCGTTTCGACCACCAAGAGAACGAAGGCCTACTTCACGCGAGCTTGTTTGCTCAAGATGAAAGCATTAAAGCGCAATTAACAGAGCGCCTAGCTGATATTCAAACACAGTGTCAGTCACTGAAAGCCATCACAGAAGTAACGCCGCTCGACAACGTTGAAGCTGTACCAAGCGTTTCAGATGAAGACTTCTGCCAAACGGTTCGTGACCTTAAAGAATTCGTAGTCAAAGGCGATGTATTCCAAGTCGTACCTTCACGTCGCTTCACACTGCCTTGCCCTGCTCCACTGGCGGCTTACAAAGAACTCAAGCAAAGTAACCCAAGCCCTTACATGTTCTACATGCAAGATGAGCTGTTTACTCTGTTTGGTGCTTCTCCAGAAAGCGCGCTGAAGTACGAAACCGAAACCAACCAAATCGAAATTTATCCAATTGCTGGTACTCGTCGTCGCGGTAAACGCCCAGACGGTCAAATCGATTGCGACCTCGATAGCCGTATCGAGCTTGAGCTGCGTACCGACAAGAAAGAAAACGCTGAACACATGATGTTGGTCGACCTAGCACGTAACGATGTAGCACGCATTGCAGAAGCAGGCACTCGCCACGTGGCAGACTTGCTAAAAGTTGACCGCTACAGTCATGTAATGCACTTGGTTTCTCGTGTTGTTGGTCAGCTACGTGAAGACTTAGATGCCCTACACGCTTACCAAGCTTGTATGAACATGGGTACGCTAACGGGCGCACCAAAAATCCGCGCAATGCAGCTTATCCGTGACGTAGAAAAAACACGTCGTGGTAGCTACGGTGGTGCTGTGGGTTACCTAACGGGTGAAGGCACGTTAGATACTTGTATCGTGATTCGCTCTGCTTACGTTGAAGATGGCGTAGCACAAGTACAAGCGGGCGCGGGCGTGGTGTTTGATTCTGACCCACAAGCAGAAGCGGATGAAACTCGCGGCAAAGCACAAGCGGTTATCTCTGCGATTCAAGCAGCACATACCAAGAGCTTGTCGTCAAATAAACACGCATCAAACAAGAAGGAGTCGTAA
- a CDS encoding aminodeoxychorismate/anthranilate synthase component II, producing MADIVFIDNFDSFTYNLVDQFRSLGHSVKIYRNNIPAKVVEAAINELDNPVALLSPGPGAPADAGCMPELIQLLKGKVPMIGICLGHQAIVEAYGGTVAGAGEIIHGKVSMMEHQNHATYQGLPSPLAIARYHSLVATHVSDSLTVTAEVDDLVMSVVQEQDKVCGFQFHPESIMTTYGATLLANAIEWALEKPLRLEKSSTLEKTATLDQKTN from the coding sequence ATGGCTGATATTGTATTCATCGATAACTTCGACTCGTTCACCTACAACCTTGTTGACCAGTTCCGTTCATTAGGTCACAGCGTAAAGATTTATCGTAACAACATTCCAGCAAAGGTTGTTGAAGCGGCGATCAACGAACTAGACAACCCTGTTGCACTGCTTTCGCCAGGTCCTGGCGCTCCTGCCGACGCGGGGTGCATGCCAGAACTGATTCAGCTGCTAAAAGGCAAAGTACCAATGATTGGTATTTGCTTAGGTCACCAAGCGATTGTTGAAGCCTATGGTGGCACCGTTGCAGGTGCAGGCGAAATCATTCATGGTAAGGTGTCGATGATGGAACACCAAAACCATGCGACTTACCAAGGCTTACCTTCGCCACTAGCTATCGCTCGCTACCACTCTCTGGTTGCAACGCATGTATCCGATAGCCTAACAGTGACAGCTGAAGTCGATGATTTGGTGATGTCTGTGGTTCAAGAACAAGACAAGGTTTGTGGATTCCAATTCCACCCTGAATCAATTATGACGACCTACGGTGCAACGCTTCTTGCGAACGCTATCGAATGGGCTCTTGAGAAACCTCTTCGCCTAGAGAAAAGCTCTACCCTTGAGAAGACAGCCACTCTTGACCAAAAGACTAACTAG
- the trpD gene encoding anthranilate phosphoribosyltransferase yields MEQINKLYEQQSLTQEESQQLFDVIIKGELDPILMASALTALKIKGETPDEIAGAAKALLANANPFPRPDYDFADIVGTGGDGHNTINISTTSAFVAAACGLKIAKHGNRSVSSKSGSSDLLDSFGINLAMTAEDTRTAVDELGVAFLFAPQYHVGVRHAMPVRQTMKTRTIFNILGPLINPARPNIELMGVYSKELVRPIAETMLQMGMKRAAVVHGNGLDEVAIHGETIVAEIKDGAIHEYTVTPADFGLNTHPLEAIKGGEPEENKAITTDILTGKGTDAQVGAVAVNVALLMRLFGHEDLKANAQQAIDAMNSGKAYELVQKLAAHA; encoded by the coding sequence ATGGAACAGATTAATAAACTTTACGAACAGCAGTCTCTTACTCAAGAAGAAAGCCAACAATTGTTTGATGTGATCATCAAGGGTGAGCTAGACCCAATCTTGATGGCTTCGGCTCTAACTGCATTAAAAATCAAAGGCGAAACGCCTGATGAAATCGCTGGTGCGGCGAAAGCACTGCTTGCCAATGCAAACCCGTTCCCACGCCCTGATTACGATTTTGCAGACATCGTTGGTACTGGTGGCGACGGTCACAATACCATCAACATTTCTACAACTTCTGCATTTGTAGCAGCAGCGTGTGGTTTAAAAATCGCGAAGCACGGTAACCGCAGTGTATCGAGCAAATCAGGTTCTTCTGACTTACTGGATTCGTTCGGCATCAACCTAGCGATGACTGCGGAAGACACTCGTACTGCAGTCGATGAACTTGGCGTAGCATTCCTATTTGCTCCGCAGTATCACGTTGGTGTACGCCACGCGATGCCTGTTCGTCAAACAATGAAAACACGCACTATCTTTAACATCCTTGGCCCACTGATTAACCCTGCTCGCCCTAACATCGAGTTAATGGGTGTTTACAGCAAAGAGCTAGTACGCCCTATCGCGGAAACCATGCTGCAAATGGGTATGAAGCGTGCTGCCGTTGTGCACGGTAACGGCCTTGATGAAGTGGCGATTCATGGAGAAACAATCGTTGCTGAAATTAAAGATGGCGCAATTCACGAGTACACAGTGACACCGGCTGACTTTGGCCTGAACACTCACCCTCTTGAAGCAATCAAAGGCGGCGAGCCAGAAGAGAACAAAGCCATCACAACAGATATCCTGACGGGTAAAGGCACAGATGCTCAAGTTGGCGCAGTGGCAGTCAACGTTGCTCTACTGATGCGTCTGTTTGGGCATGAAGACCTAAAGGCCAACGCACAACAAGCGATTGACGCGATGAACTCTGGCAAAGCGTACGAGCTTGTACAAAAGCTTGCTGCACACGCCTAA
- the trpCF gene encoding bifunctional indole-3-glycerol-phosphate synthase TrpC/phosphoribosylanthranilate isomerase TrpF has protein sequence MTQTTDKLSTHVSVKEAEMAEVLAKIVRDKYQWVEARKQTQPLEEFKAALTATDRSFYDALSGEQTVFITECKKASPSKGLIRDEFDLDYIASVYNNHANAISVLTDEKYFQGDFEFLPKVRSIAKQPILCKDFMVDTYQVYLARHYSADAILLMLSVLDDEEYKALAEVAHSLNMGVLTEVSNEEELHRAVALKAKVIGINNRNLRDLSTDLNRTKELAPLIRELAPNAVVISESGIYTHQQVRDLSTFADGFLIGSSLMAEKNLELAVRKVTLGENKVCGLTHSDDAAKAYQAGAVFGGLIFVEASKRHVDIEAARLTMSGAPLNYVGVFKNHSVADVANTVSELGLFAVQLHGDESQAFIDELKQSLPENVEIWKAYGVACSAENGAENALPELLHSNVTRHLLDTKVGSQTGGTGQAFDWSLINNQSAIMLAGGLNPENANQAAKLGCLGLDLNSGVESAPGKKDADKLQRAFAAIRNY, from the coding sequence ATGACACAGACTACCGATAAACTGTCGACCCACGTTTCAGTCAAAGAAGCTGAAATGGCGGAAGTACTAGCAAAAATCGTTCGTGATAAATACCAATGGGTTGAAGCGCGTAAGCAAACTCAACCATTGGAAGAGTTTAAAGCAGCGTTAACCGCAACAGACCGCAGCTTTTATGATGCACTGAGCGGCGAACAGACGGTTTTCATTACTGAATGTAAAAAGGCATCACCGTCAAAAGGTTTGATCCGTGACGAGTTTGACCTGGACTACATTGCATCGGTGTACAACAACCACGCTAACGCGATTTCAGTTCTGACAGACGAGAAATACTTCCAAGGTGACTTTGAGTTTTTACCTAAAGTTCGTAGCATTGCTAAGCAGCCAATCCTGTGTAAAGACTTCATGGTGGATACCTACCAAGTTTACTTAGCTCGACATTACTCTGCTGATGCGATCTTACTAATGCTATCGGTATTGGATGATGAAGAGTACAAAGCACTTGCTGAGGTTGCTCACTCACTCAACATGGGTGTGCTTACCGAAGTCAGTAACGAAGAAGAACTTCACCGCGCAGTCGCTTTAAAAGCAAAAGTGATCGGTATTAATAACCGTAACCTGCGTGACCTTTCGACGGATTTGAACCGTACTAAAGAGTTGGCTCCGCTGATTCGCGAACTGGCTCCAAACGCAGTCGTGATTTCAGAGTCTGGCATCTACACACATCAACAAGTGCGTGACCTTTCAACGTTTGCAGACGGCTTCCTAATCGGCAGCTCTTTGATGGCAGAAAAGAACCTAGAGCTTGCGGTGCGTAAAGTAACACTCGGTGAAAACAAGGTGTGTGGTTTAACTCACTCTGATGACGCTGCGAAAGCGTATCAAGCGGGTGCGGTATTCGGTGGTTTGATTTTCGTTGAAGCATCTAAGCGCCATGTGGATATCGAAGCGGCTCGTTTGACGATGAGCGGCGCACCTTTGAACTACGTGGGTGTGTTCAAAAATCATAGTGTTGCTGACGTTGCTAACACAGTTTCTGAACTCGGTCTGTTTGCGGTGCAACTGCACGGTGATGAGTCTCAAGCATTTATAGATGAGTTAAAACAATCACTACCTGAAAACGTTGAGATTTGGAAAGCTTACGGTGTTGCTTGCAGTGCTGAAAACGGCGCTGAAAATGCGCTACCAGAATTACTTCACAGCAACGTGACTCGTCACCTACTAGATACTAAAGTGGGTTCTCAAACGGGTGGTACAGGTCAAGCGTTTGATTGGAGCCTAATCAACAACCAAAGCGCAATCATGTTAGCGGGGGGGCTAAACCCTGAAAACGCTAACCAAGCAGCGAAACTAGGCTGCTTAGGACTAGACCTAAACTCCGGCGTTGAATCCGCTCCAGGTAAAAAAGACGCAGACAAGCTGCAACGTGCTTTTGCAGCGATTCGTAATTACTAG
- the trpB gene encoding tryptophan synthase subunit beta: MAKLDAYFGEYGGQYVPQILVPALDQLEQAFIDAQADPEFRSEFMTLLQEYAGRPTALTLARNLTKGTKTKLYLKREDLLHGGAHKTNQVLGQALLAKRMGKQEIIAETGAGQHGVATALACALLGLKCRVYMGAKDVERQSPNVFRMKLMGAEVIPVHSGSSTLKDACNEALRDWSATYEDAHYLLGTAAGPHPFPTIVRDFQRMIGEETKNQILAREGRLPDAVIACVGGGSNAIGMFADFIEEESVRLIGVEPAGKGIDTDQHGAPLKHGKTGIFFGMKAPLMQDENGQVEESYSVSAGLDFPSVGPQHAHLNAIGRAEYDNVTDDEALEAFQLIARKEGIIAALESSHAVAHAVKMAHDDPEKEQLLVVNLSGRGDKDIFSVHDILKEKGAL, encoded by the coding sequence ATGGCTAAACTCGATGCCTACTTTGGTGAATACGGTGGTCAATACGTACCGCAGATCCTAGTGCCAGCACTAGACCAACTTGAACAAGCATTTATCGATGCACAAGCCGATCCTGAGTTCCGCAGCGAATTCATGACGCTTCTACAAGAATACGCTGGTCGTCCAACGGCACTAACGCTAGCACGTAACCTGACTAAAGGTACAAAAACCAAACTGTACCTTAAGCGTGAAGATCTACTTCACGGCGGCGCTCACAAGACAAACCAAGTACTTGGTCAAGCATTACTAGCCAAACGCATGGGTAAGCAGGAAATCATCGCTGAAACTGGCGCGGGCCAACACGGTGTTGCAACAGCTCTAGCTTGTGCTCTATTAGGTCTTAAGTGTCGTGTTTACATGGGTGCAAAAGATGTTGAACGTCAAAGCCCGAACGTGTTTCGCATGAAACTAATGGGCGCAGAAGTTATCCCAGTTCATTCTGGCTCTTCAACGCTAAAAGATGCATGTAACGAAGCTCTGCGTGACTGGTCTGCAACTTATGAAGACGCGCACTACCTACTGGGTACTGCAGCCGGTCCTCACCCATTCCCAACGATTGTTCGTGATTTCCAACGCATGATTGGTGAGGAAACGAAGAACCAAATTCTAGCTCGCGAAGGTCGCCTTCCTGATGCGGTTATCGCTTGTGTAGGCGGTGGTTCAAACGCTATCGGTATGTTCGCTGACTTCATTGAAGAAGAGTCTGTTCGCCTGATCGGTGTAGAGCCGGCAGGCAAAGGTATTGATACCGACCAACACGGCGCGCCACTCAAGCACGGTAAAACGGGTATTTTCTTTGGCATGAAAGCACCACTGATGCAAGATGAGAACGGCCAAGTAGAAGAGTCTTACTCTGTTTCTGCGGGTCTAGATTTCCCATCAGTTGGCCCTCAACACGCGCACCTAAATGCTATTGGCCGTGCTGAATACGACAACGTGACCGATGATGAAGCGCTAGAAGCGTTCCAATTGATTGCTCGTAAAGAAGGTATTATCGCAGCGCTAGAGTCATCTCATGCTGTGGCTCATGCAGTTAAAATGGCTCACGACGACCCAGAGAAAGAGCAGCTATTAGTCGTTAACTTATCTGGTCGTGGTGACAAAGACATTTTCTCTGTACACGACATTCTTAAAGAGAAAGGAGCATTATAA